A single region of the Anopheles funestus chromosome X, idAnoFuneDA-416_04, whole genome shotgun sequence genome encodes:
- the LOC125762173 gene encoding uncharacterized protein LOC125762173, whose amino-acid sequence MPAYHEKIRPFSNASRVRICQTDPQSIYGKTTHYRTLTASKFLHRSIPAYHEKIRPFPNVFRVRICKTDPQRIDEKTTHYRSLTASKFLHRFMSAYHEKIRPFPNAFRVRICKTDPQSMYEKTTHYRSLTASKFLHRFIPACHEKIRPFLNAFRVRICKTDPQRMYEKTTHYRSLTASKFLHRFMPAYHEKIRPFLNAFRVRICKTDPQSMYEKTTHYRSLTASKFLHRFMPAYHEKIRPFSNAFRVRICKTDPQSMYEKTTHYRSLTASKFLHRFMPAYHEKIRPFLNAFRVRICKTDPQSMYEKTTHYRSLTASKFLRRFIPAYHEKIRPFLNAFRVRICKTDPQRMYEKTTHYRSLTASKFLHRFMPAYHEKIRPFLNAFRVRICKTDPQSIYEKTTHYRSLTASKFLHRFMPAYHEKIRPFSNAFRVRICKTDPQSIYGKTTHYRTLTASKILHRFLPAYHEKIRPFPNAFRVRICKTDPQSIYN is encoded by the coding sequence atgccagcataccacgagaaaatacgcccattttctaatgcttcccgtgtgcgtatttgccagaccgatccccaaagcatctacggaaaaacaacacattatcggacgcttactgctagcaaattcctgcaccgatccataccagcataccacgagaaaatacgcccatttcctaatgttttccgtgtgcgtatttgcaagaccgatccccaacgcatcgacgaaaaaacaacacattatcggtcgcttactgctagcaaattcctgcaccgatttatgtcagcataccacgagaaaatacgcccatttcctaatgctttccgtgtgcgtatttgcaagaccgatccccaaagcatgtacgaaaaaacaacacattatcggtcgctaactgctagcaaatttctgcaccgattcataccagcatgccacgagaaaatacgcccatttcttaacgctttccgtgtgcgtatttgcaagaccgatccccaacgcatgtacgaaaaaacaacacattatcggtcgcttactgctagcaaattcctgcaccgatttatgccagcataccacgagaaaatacgcccatttcttaatgctttccgtgtgcgtatttgcaagaccgatccccaaagcatgtacgaaaaaacaacacattatcggtcgcttactgctagcaaattcctgcaccgatttatgccagcataccacgagaaaatacgcccattttctaatgctttccgtgtgcgtatttgcaagaccgatccccaaagcatgtacgaaaaaacaacacattatcggtcgcttactgctagcaaattcctgcaccgatttatgccagcataccacgagaaaatacgcccatttcttaatgctttccgtgtgcgtatttgcaagaccgatccccaaagcatgtacgaaaaaacaacacattatcggtcgcttactgctagcaaatttctgcgccgattcataccagcataccacgagaaaatacgcccatttcttaatgctttccgtgtgcgtatttgcaagaccgatccccaacgcatgtacgaaaaaacaacacattatcggtcgcttactgctagcaaattcctgcaccgatttatgccagcataccacgagaaaatacgcccatttcttaatgctttccgtgtgcgtatttgcaagaccgatccccaaagcatctacgaaaaaacaacacattatcggtcgcttactgctagcaaattcctgcaccgatttatgccagcataccacgagaaaatacgcccattttctaatgctttccgtgtgcgtatttgcaagaccgatccccaaagcatctacggaaaaacaacacattatcggacgcttactgctagcaaaattctgcaccgattcttaccagcataccacgagaaaatacgcccatttcctaatgctttccgtgtgcgtatttgcaagaccgatccccaaagcatctacaattaa